The genomic segment TTCACCGCGGTCGTCAACTCGATCGTCGCCAACCTGATCAACCCCCTGATCAGCGGCTGGTTCAATGCCAGCGACCTCGACAACGCCCTGGTCGTGCAGTTCGGCGAGGCGCAGATCAAGTTCGGAGCCGTCCTCGGTGCGATCCTCCAGTTCCTCATCGTCGCCGTGGTCGTCTACTTCGTCTTCGTGCTGCCCATCAACCACCTGAAGAAGATGGCCTTCTCCCTCAAGAAGACCCCGGCCGAGTCGCTGCAGGAGGAGAAGGAGGAGCTGCCGCCCACCGAGACGGAGCT from the Cnuibacter physcomitrellae genome contains:
- the mscL gene encoding large conductance mechanosensitive channel protein MscL; this encodes MFKGFREFILRGNVIDLAVAVVVGAAFTAVVNSIVANLINPLISGWFNASDLDNALVVQFGEAQIKFGAVLGAILQFLIVAVVVYFVFVLPINHLKKMAFSLKKTPAESLQEEKEELPPTETELLIEIRDLLAHGRPSAAQPSGATTSPTSLTVTDEPPHGRHGGPATS